tgcatgtgtatgtgtgtccatgtgtgtgtgtgtgtgtgtgtgtgtgtgtgtatgcatgtgtatgtgtcagtgagtgtctgtgtgtgtgtgtgtgtgtgtgtatgcatgtgtatgtgtcagtgagtgtctgtgtgtgtgtgtgtgtgtgtatgcatgtgtatgtgtcagtgagtgtctctgtgtgtgtgtgtgtgtgtgtgtgtatgcatgtgtatgtgtcagtgagtgtctgtgtgtgtgtgtatgcatgtgtatgtgtcagtgagtgtctgtgtgtgtgtgtttatgcatgtgtatgtgtgtccatgtgtgtgtgtgtgtgtgtgtgtgtgtatgcatgtgtatgtgtcagtgagtgtctgtgtgtgtgtgtgtgtgtgtttatgcatgtgtatgtgtgtccatgtgtgtgtgtgtgtgtgtgtgtatgcatgtgtatgtgtcagtgagtgtctgtgtgtgtgtgtgtgtttatgcatgtgtatgtgtgtccatgtgtgtgtgtgtgtgtgtgtgtgtatgcatgtgtatgtgtcagtgagtgtctgtgtgtgtgtgtgtgtgtgtgtgtttatgcatgtgtatgtgtgtccatgtgtgtgtgtgtgtgtgtgtatgcatgtgtatgtgtcagtgagtgtctgtgtgtgtgtgtttatgcatgtgtatgtgtgtccatgtgtgtgtgtgtgtgtgtgtgtgtgtatgcatgtgtatgtgtcagtgagtgtctgtgtgtgtgtgtgtgtgtgtgtgtgtttatgcatgtgtatgtgtgtccatgtgtgtgtgtgtgtgtgtgtgtatgcatgtgtatgtgtcagtgagtgtctgtgtgtgtgtgtttatgcatgtgtatgtgtgtccatgtgtgtgtgtgtgtgtgtgtgtatgcatgtgtatgtgtcagtgagtgtctgtgtgtgtgtgtgtgtgtgtgtttatgcatgtgtatgtgtgtccatgtgtgtgtgtgtgtgtgtgtgtgtatgcatgtgtatgtgtcagtgagtgtctgtgtgtgtgtgtgtgtgtatgcatgtgtatgtgtgtccatgtgtgtgtgtgtgtgtgtgtgtgtgtgtatgcatgtgtatgtgtcagtgagtgtctgtgtgtgtttatgcatgtgtgtgtgtccatgtgtgtgtgtgtgtgtgtgtgtgtgtgtgtgtgtatgcatgtgtatgtgtcagtgagtgtgtgtgtgtgtgtgtatgcatgtgtatgtgtcagtgagtgtctgtgtgtgtgtgtgtgtttatgcatgtgtatgtgtgtccatgtgtgtgtttgcagtgtagtgtaatctCCTGCTCTGTGCTTTTGTAATATCTGTATATAATTTCTCTCCAACAGATAGTCACACCtccagcacagagagagagagagagagagagagagagtgggcaGATATCACTCATCTTTTTTATCGTTTCTCTCCTGCTGCTTTTACATTCTACTTCCTTTGTtccaatttattattattattattattattattattattattattattattattgcaagcAAACAATTTTACTCCACTGAATGTTACAGCAGTTTaaagtgaaggtgtgtgtgtgtgtgcatatgtgtgtgtgtttgtacgcacatgtgtgtgtgtctgtgtgtgtgtttgtcccaTTAAACAGCATTCAGGTGTTCTAGCTCTGGATGAGATGTGAGATCAGGGTTTCAGGTTGCACTAattacactgtgtctgtgtgtgtgtgtgtgtgtgtgtgtgtgtgagagagagagaaagtcctGTGTCTGTGTAAAGCTCAGCTCAAAACACTAATTACGTTAGCCATTAGCTGCTAAAgccacacagtgctgcagtgaCCTGCTAATTAGCGCAATCAAAGACAAAGTCACATGACCAGAGGACACGAAGAGGGAGTTCAAAAAGAATGTTAAATCAAAGATAGTACAGAAgattgctcacacacacacacacacacacacacacacacacatgcacacacacacatgcacacacacacacacatcagagcctCAAACACTCCGTTTCCACTACATGAAATACCAGAACCTTTCAGCAGCAGATCAAATTTTCATGATTTTTCTTCACTAGCCTCTGAAGGAGAAGCAGCTCTATGTTGGGTTCCTGGTATTGCAGGAAATATCTGATCTGGAGCTATAGAATGTTCCTTGAGGAACTCTACAGTGTTCCTCTGACTGCAGCTTGTCCACAGAACCCAAACCTGTACAGAACCTTTGTTCTGATGCTGGTCTGATAACACTTCATTCTGCGTTTCCTCTCAGACTGGTGGAACATCACCTGGatccagaagccttagaagatCAGATCTGACAGGAAACCAAGGACATACTGAGAGCTGTAACCTGTACATGAACATGGACTAGAACCTACATGAGGTTCTTGTTGTTTTTCCCAGTAGAATGCAACAGGACAAACCTTAGTGATTCCCTCAGTGTCTCCTTACAAGCTGTGTACAGAATCCTATATATTTCCCTAGAGCTGTAAGCCATACAGTGCTGCACTCTTATCTTTAGTCCCACTAGAGCTAGAACTAGAACTAGAACCAGAACCCACTGTTCAGCTGAGATCCTGATTTTGGTTATTTAGTGGGGGAACAGTTCAAATCTAGAACCCTTAAGAATTCTTCACTTCAGAGGGTCATGTTTTGATCCATGAGCTGTTTCAGGAAGGTACCGTGTGAAGAACTGTGTGAAGAacctgtgcagtacacacacacaatatacacatacacacactgattagagactaaaaataaaaatgagagacTCTGgattctttattttaaatcaaacagcttttattttaattcaccccttacacacacacactgatagacacacacacacacacacacacatactgatactcacacacaacactcacacaaatgcAATACACACAAGCTAAAGCCACTTTCTGGTGTCACATTGCTTTTCATTGTAtgtgataaaaacagaaatgctcagaacacacaaacacacacacacacacacacacagatgtttggATACAAACAACATCATAGCGTTGTGACTGTACTGTCTTTCCTCTGCAGTGAGAGgaataaagataaagagagTCTGGTATCATGGCAGGTGGAGACACAGAGGAGCAGAGGAGAAGATCAACAGCTGGAACAGAAGTCTGGATTTATACAGGAAACTGAGTTCTGGACTGTAGCAGAAAGAGTGAAGGGAAAGAGAGATGAGACAGGAGAGATTAGAAAGGAGAGATGAGAAAGGAGAGATGAgaagtgagagaggagagaagagaaaggagagatgAGAAAGGAGAGATGAGAAAGCGGCTAAAGCACGCCGTCTTCCAGGCGATTGTTCATGCTGTCGCTCAGTTCCAGGAAGTGAGACGTCCTTACAGAagtggaggaaaagaggaagagaagaagaatggATGAGAGGAGAGATGGCATGAGATGGAGGAAAACATCAAAAGAgaatggaggaagaggaagtgctACTTTAACTCCCTCATCAGACTCACAGCACTGCAGACTCTACTGTCATACGTTTAACTGCTCTGAGttctgcgctctgattggtcagaaaatgttgattagtttcctaaaACAGCATCTATTCTGACAGCAGCGCTAGGTCTCTGTTAACACACTTGCACTGACACGtcatggtttctatagcaacagctcattcacagagacgTGTCCACTTGATAATCAGATCGAAAGTGTGTCTAATGATCGACATgcaggagtctccagtgtcagcgctgtctAACAGTCGGCAGGttacgttttctttttttttttacatttttgtctgattaacgtgaatagagagagaataaagaggtGAAGGAATGACTCTTTAGAGCCGCTAGATCGTGTAAGGGAGAACAGGATCTGACTGGTTTCATGGacattgtttaataaataaaatgattgaaGATCGCtgagagaaataaacacttaGAGGGCATGCTGTTTTAGGAAACGAATCAACTTTGGGGTCATCACGACACTCTGGACTCTTAGCTACCAAAATGTTTCTCCTGAGGCGTAGATTTGTTAACAGCAGCTAACACAATCCACACGgcttcatttatttcagaatggTACGATGGTGCCGTGACCCGTGTGTAGCAGTGGCCATGTGGTTGATTTCGGCCATCGGTTAGGTGCAAGGGCGGAGTCTGTCTGAATCACGGTCATGAAGAATCGGTGTTGGTGAAGTGAACAGCGAGATATAAGAGAAACAGGAGACTGATGGACAGTCTGGTAGAAACAGGAGCAGAGAGCAGGAGAAAGAGCAGAAGCAAGTAGAAAGGCAGGAAGTTGCTAAAGTATCCCTTCATCCAGAAGTTTGTTTATCCCATCACAGATTTTGCTCAGGTAGAGTCTGTACTCATCCCCGGCGCCGTAGAGCTCGGCCAGGAAGTGGACGTCGGAGAAGTGGTTGAAGACGCGGTCGATGCGTGCGTGCGAGCGCGAGGTCAGGTGGTTCTCCACAATCTCGTGGAGCAGATCCCTGCACTCCAGGAGCAGCTGAGACAGGATGCCGCAGTCAAAGGTGAACTCCACCTCGTGGAAGCTGACGGCCGTCATGGCCGCCTGGTTCAGCTTCTTGCGGAAGCGCTCGACTGCCTCAAGCTCATCGGGGCTGAATCGGCGATTGCGGTAGAGCACGCCCAGCTTCAGCGCGATCTTGATGACATCCCGGATGATGCGGTGTGCCTCCTTCTTGCTCTTGGTGAACTCGCGGCTCGCCTTGTACAGCTCATCCAGGATGGAGCTGCTCGTGTCATCCGTCAGCAGGTTGGCCACCGCCATCGTCGCCATCTTGCTCAGGATCTTTTTCTGTGCCTGCAGAGCCAGGTTCTTCGAGTTGAAGATCTCGGGCCCTGGAGGAAGAGCAGACGGAAATTAGAACCACAACCTGAAAGAAGCATAAAGCGataaaaagaacaagaaagtgggaaaaagaaaactataaataaatgagttGATCGCTTGGAACACAGGCTCCTCAAGAGCTTTTAGTATAATTACAGTTTTTaccaaaaaaaggttttattctGAACGTCATCCAATCAGAAGCATGAAATGGAAGGAGGAAGTGCAGCAGCACTGCAGCGAGAcgtgagagaaagagcgagTGGGAGAGAACTGGAGAAGAACCGAGTCTCGCTGTCACCTTCTGAAGTTCAGCGTCTTTTTACCTCAGAGTCGGCTGACAGGTTCATTCGGCTCGAATCGACGTGAATAAAATGAAGATGTTCAGGAAGACAAAGAGGATGAAAGGGAGGAGGCGTTGGACAGAAAGAACAGATTAATATcgcattttttttactgattttatttaactgCGTTCTTCTGTTCTTCACCTCCCGatggagcaggaaaaaaaactgctccaggattttattttttgttctttttgtccACATTTATAGGTCATACAGCAGCACAGAAGCACACCACACATCATAAGTCCCGGTGGATGAGTCGTGTCTCTGTTAGTGTTAAATGTTAATgaattttctgaccaatcagagagcagagcTCAGCCTCAGGGCTGGGCTGGAATCCGGTGTGTTATGAGGaggaatgtaataataataaagatgaagtgtttattttatCGCTTCacttctctattaaacaccacacatctATCAggatggagcagtgtgtgtgtgtgtgtgtgtgtgtgtgtttcagatatttactgtgtgtctgtttgatgATTTCCagcctcacactctcactcagtccAAGTATGCGTTTGAGACGGTGCACTTCAGATGATTGAATTCTCCCTCCATGAATGATGAGGCACTTTTTCCCTtcatggctctgtgtgtgtgtgtgtgtgtgtgtgtgagggagtgagcggATATCTCACTGAGTCATTCGAATTTTCCACGGAATCGatttaataacaatataaaagaAGGAGGCCGCATGAG
The sequence above is drawn from the Hemibagrus wyckioides isolate EC202008001 linkage group LG04, SWU_Hwy_1.0, whole genome shotgun sequence genome and encodes:
- the tnfaip8l3 gene encoding tumor necrosis factor alpha-induced protein 8-like protein 3: MDSDSGELSEGELSPGPEIFNSKNLALQAQKKILSKMATMAVANLLTDDTSSSILDELYKASREFTKSKKEAHRIIRDVIKIALKLGVLYRNRRFSPDELEAVERFRKKLNQAAMTAVSFHEVEFTFDCGILSQLLLECRDLLHEIVENHLTSRSHARIDRVFNHFSDVHFLAELYGAGDEYRLYLSKICDGINKLLDEGIL